CCCGTCCGGAGCGGGAGGCGGGCTCGACCTGACATCAAGAGCGTTAGTCAAGGCACTTGGCGGAGCGAAGCTGGTCCCGCAAACGATGAGTGTGGAAAACAAGCCGGGGGGCGGCCAAGCCGTCGGACTCGCGGAGTTTGTCACGCAGGACAAGAAAAATTCGTACAAGCTGTTTCTGCCTTCCCCGCCGCTGATCATCAACAATTTGAAAAAAGAAGGCAACAGCCCTTATTCTTTCAGGGACTTAACCCCGCTGGCGCAATTGACCAAAGATTACGGGGCGATCGTCGTCAAAGCCGATTCCAAATACAATGACTTGAAAACGTTGATGGCCGATTTGAAAGCGAATCCCAAAAGTCTTACGCTTGCCGGCGGTTCCGCTCCCGGTTCGCAGGATCATCTAATAGCGATGCTGCCGGCCGTGAAAGCCGGAGTGGATGCGAAAGCGATTAAATTCGTTTCCTTCGACGGCGGGGGCGAAGCGATGACCTCGCTGCTTGGAGGAAACGCGGATGTATTGTCCACAGACATTTCCGGGGTGACGGAGTATTTGAAATCGGGCAAAGTCAAGGTGCTCGGAGTATCCGCGCCGTCCCGGCTTTCCGGACAATTCAAGGATATTCCGACCTATAAGGAGCAGGGCATCGATGCGGAGTTTACAATTTGGCGCGGTCTCTTCGGAAGCAAAGAAATGTCCGCGGAGGCAGTAAAGTACTGGGACGAGAAGCTGAAGACGTTATCGGAAACGCCGGAATGGAAAAAAGAGCTGGAGAATAACGGCTGGGAAAACGGCTATAAAAATGCGGCGGACTTCCAGAAGTTTCTCGAGGAGCAGGAAAAGCTGATCAAGGATGTGCTCGGCGCTTTGGGCATGTTGAAATAATTACGGCAACAAAAAGGAGGGCGGCGGCCCTCCTTTTCAATTTTTCCGAATCCACCGGTATTTGCGCTCCGGCCTCCCTACCGTTCCGTAGAGGATGTCGACCTCCGCTTCGTTAACGGACACCATATACTCCAAGTATCTTCTTACGGTAGAGTAGCTCATTCCGGCGATCTCCGCCAAGTCGTCGACACTGACCGGTTCATAAATGGTCTTCATTTTATCCCTCAGCAGCCTGAGCGTCAGCTTGTCGATGCCCTTGGGCAGAGAATAGCTCTCCATCTGCGGGTTCGATTTGGTCTCATCCGACGGCCGGAAAAACCGGTCGACCTCATACTGGTCGATGCTTTGCCGTTGATGCAGGTGCGAACGCAGCTCCTTGTAGCGCTCGAGCGTACCGGTGAACTTATCGATCATGATGGGCTTGATAATATAGCTGAAAGCGCCCCCGCGGATCGCTTCGCTGACCGTTTCCGTATCGTTGGCCGCCGTAATCAGAATCACATCGATGCTTCGATGGGATTGTCTAATGTGCCAGAGCAGATCGATTCCTTTCATATCGGGCAAAAATACGTCGAGCAGAATCAGATCAGGAGTGAAAGCGTGAAGCAGCTCCATAGCTTGTCCGCCGGTGCTTGCCGAAGCGACAACCCGAAATCCTTCCAATTTATGAGTAAATTGCTCATAAATTTTCGCGGCGATGGCATCGTCTTCGACGATCATAACTTGAATGGAATTTTCAGACACATTTGATCCCTACCTTATCGTATAAAATACTGCCTAATTTCGGGTCTTCGGTACAACGACGGTAAATCTGGCCCCGCCGAGCGGGCTTCGATCGATGAAAAGCTGTCCGTTTAAGGCCGCCAACGAATGTTTGACGATCGTCAAACCGATTCCGTGATTTTCCCCCGTCTTCGTCGTGTAGCCTTCCGCAAAAATCGACCGCTCCTGCTCCTTTGCAATACCGGGGCCGTTATCCTCGATGTCGAACACCATATCTTTCCCCAGGTCGGTAAAAGAAACTTTGACCTTCGCGTAGGACCCGTTTTTATGTCGAGCCGCCTCCATGCCGTTGTCCACGATGTTGCCGAGAATCGTAACGAGCAGTTTCGTATCCGTTTCCGGGGGAATGTACGTCAAATTGCTGTCGGGGTCGATTTCGAGACCCACCTTCAGCTCCTTGGAACGGTTGATTTTCCCAAGCAAACAAGCGGCGACAAGCGGGTCTTTCACCGATGCCATCAGGAAGGCGATAACGTCCTGGCGTTCCTTGACTTCACCCGCGATGATCTCGAGGGCTTTATCGTAATGCTTCAAATGCAGCAGGCCGTAAATGGTGTTCAGCTTATTCAGGTATTCATGATTTTGCGCTCGCATATTTTCCGAAAACGCCTTGATTTTCGAAAATTCGTCCGTAAGCTGCTCGATTTCCGATTCGGGCAAAAAAGTGAAAACGGCGCCTTGGACGCCGTTATTTTGCAAAATCGGCTCGGCATGTATGGCGAACACTTGCGAATGTATGAACATCTTTCGGTTGCTGCGGCCTTGTCCGGCAGCGGCCACCGTTTTCATCATCTCCCGCAGCTGCGGGTGAGTGAGCTTCTTGCCGACCGCGAACGGCTGAGCGTGCAGCAGCTCGCGCGCTCTGCGGTTCATCGTGACGATCTGCTCGTTCATATCTACGGCGACGATGGCGTCGCGAATCGATTCGAGCGTAGCTTCTCTTTCCTTGTACAGGAAAGAGATTTCCTCCGGCTCGAGCCCCAAAATCAGCTTCTTGACCCTGCGGGCGATCAGGTACGCAAATAAGAGGCCGACACCGAGAATCACAGCCGTAAGCTTGAACATTTCCGCTTTGTACCCGGCTATTTTATCATCCACTTCATCGAACAGAAACCCGACCGAAGATACGCCGATCACGGTTCCCTGCCTGTCGCGGATCGGAGTTTTCGCTTTAAGGGCCGGTCCGGAAACACCGGTGCCCTCATAAATGACCGACATCCCGTCTTGAAAAACCGGATCGTTGGAAGTGCCCATCACGAGGCCGATTTGCTGCGGGTCGTAGTGGGAGTACCGGATGCCGTCCTTGTTGCCGATGACGACGTAGCTGGCGCCCGTCTCGGTCCGGATCCGCTCGGCGATTGGCTGGATCACCGACGGAGGGTCCGGCAGTTCGAAGGCGCCGGCGATCCGCTCGTCCATGGCGGCCAATTTGGCAACGGTCATCGCCTGCTGGCCGATATATTTTTTCAAAATATCGTCGAGCATGATCGAAAACATCGCTCCCGATAAAGCCATGCTCGCGATCACGACAGCGGATATCAAGATGACCATCTGGGCCAGCAACCGGAGGCGGAAGCCGCGAATCGGATTATACATAGGGCATCACCTTACCGTTTTATGAAAGCGCTTCATATGCGTTCTTTATTTATTATACACGGAGTGGACGGTGAGCGATAGAAGCAAGCTGCGCCTTCATTACCACCGTTTTCGTCCGGCATCCGCTTCATTGATAATCATTCTCAAAAAAATGATTGACGGCTGGAGAATACTGGGTTATAGTATTCAATGTTAGTAATGATAATCATTATCAACTATAAAAATTTCCTGATGTATGTTCTGGGGAAGCTTTTTCGGGAGGGTCTTATCGCAATGAACGTATTCGCAAGAAACAAAGCCATCGCCGCTCTTATGATCCTGAGTCTGGCCGCAGCGGCGTGCTCGAACGAACCGGTGGCGAAACCGCAGACTAGTGCGGAAACCCCGGCCAAGAAAGACACGCTGGTGATCGCGCAGTCGACAGAGACCAGAGATTTGACCGACATCGATCCGCTGCAGAAAGACATCACCCTGCCGCGCAGCATGGTGTTCGATACCTTGTTCGAACGCAAAGCGGACGGCAAACTTGTGCCTTCTCTGGCCGAGTCGTTCGAAGTGAACGGCAATACGGTGCATATCCAGTTGAAGAAAAATATTTCGTTTCATAGCGGCGACCCGCTGACGGCGGATTCGGTCAAAGCGACGCTGGAAAAAATTTTGGACAAAAACGTAACGACTTCATACAAATCCGGATTTTCCGGTATCGATCAGATCAAGGTGCTTAACGACCTTGCCATCGATATCGTCAGCAAGCAGCCTAACTACGTGCTGCCGAATTTCCTCGCCGAGATGCCGGTGCTTTCTGCGAAGCAGCTTGCGGCGGGCGACGAATATAAAACCAAATTAAACGGAACGGGCCCATATGTATTGGAAGATTGGAAGCGTGGGGAATTGGTGTCTTTGAAGCTGA
The window above is part of the Paenibacillus hamazuiensis genome. Proteins encoded here:
- a CDS encoding response regulator → MSENSIQVMIVEDDAIAAKIYEQFTHKLEGFRVVASASTGGQAMELLHAFTPDLILLDVFLPDMKGIDLLWHIRQSHRSIDVILITAANDTETVSEAIRGGAFSYIIKPIMIDKFTGTLERYKELRSHLHQRQSIDQYEVDRFFRPSDETKSNPQMESYSLPKGIDKLTLRLLRDKMKTIYEPVSVDDLAEIAGMSYSTVRRYLEYMVSVNEAEVDILYGTVGRPERKYRWIRKN
- a CDS encoding ATP-binding protein codes for the protein MYNPIRGFRLRLLAQMVILISAVVIASMALSGAMFSIMLDDILKKYIGQQAMTVAKLAAMDERIAGAFELPDPPSVIQPIAERIRTETGASYVVIGNKDGIRYSHYDPQQIGLVMGTSNDPVFQDGMSVIYEGTGVSGPALKAKTPIRDRQGTVIGVSSVGFLFDEVDDKIAGYKAEMFKLTAVILGVGLLFAYLIARRVKKLILGLEPEEISFLYKEREATLESIRDAIVAVDMNEQIVTMNRRARELLHAQPFAVGKKLTHPQLREMMKTVAAAGQGRSNRKMFIHSQVFAIHAEPILQNNGVQGAVFTFLPESEIEQLTDEFSKIKAFSENMRAQNHEYLNKLNTIYGLLHLKHYDKALEIIAGEVKERQDVIAFLMASVKDPLVAACLLGKINRSKELKVGLEIDPDSNLTYIPPETDTKLLVTILGNIVDNGMEAARHKNGSYAKVKVSFTDLGKDMVFDIEDNGPGIAKEQERSIFAEGYTTKTGENHGIGLTIVKHSLAALNGQLFIDRSPLGGARFTVVVPKTRN
- a CDS encoding Bug family tripartite tricarboxylate transporter substrate binding protein; its protein translation is MTINCKKWTTIMLTSVLAVGLAACSAEQQAPAADKKEGAMATAGQKATASGYPEKPVTIMAPSGAGGGLDLTSRALVKALGGAKLVPQTMSVENKPGGGQAVGLAEFVTQDKKNSYKLFLPSPPLIINNLKKEGNSPYSFRDLTPLAQLTKDYGAIVVKADSKYNDLKTLMADLKANPKSLTLAGGSAPGSQDHLIAMLPAVKAGVDAKAIKFVSFDGGGEAMTSLLGGNADVLSTDISGVTEYLKSGKVKVLGVSAPSRLSGQFKDIPTYKEQGIDAEFTIWRGLFGSKEMSAEAVKYWDEKLKTLSETPEWKKELENNGWENGYKNAADFQKFLEEQEKLIKDVLGALGMLK